Proteins found in one Streptococcus criceti HS-6 genomic segment:
- the grpE gene encoding nucleotide exchange factor GrpE, with translation MSEDIKKEEVTEETQASETEEKEQTEAASEETTEKTELEAALEKAEDFENKFLRAHAEMQNIQRRANEERQQLQKYRSQDLAKAILPSLDNLERALAVEGLSDDVKKGLEMVQESLNQALKEEGVEEVAVESFDHNLHMAVQTLPADDEHPADSIAEVFQKGYKLHDRLLRPAMVVVYN, from the coding sequence ATGTCAGAAGATATTAAAAAAGAGGAAGTGACCGAAGAGACTCAGGCTTCTGAAACCGAAGAAAAAGAGCAAACTGAAGCGGCCTCTGAGGAAACTACTGAAAAAACAGAATTAGAAGCAGCTTTAGAGAAGGCTGAGGATTTTGAAAATAAATTCTTACGGGCTCACGCTGAAATGCAAAATATTCAGCGTCGCGCCAATGAGGAACGTCAGCAGTTACAGAAGTATCGTTCGCAAGATCTCGCTAAGGCAATCTTGCCTAGCTTGGATAATTTAGAACGTGCTTTAGCAGTTGAGGGCTTGAGCGATGATGTGAAAAAAGGGTTGGAAATGGTACAGGAAAGCCTGAATCAAGCTCTTAAAGAAGAGGGTGTGGAAGAAGTGGCAGTTGAAAGCTTTGATCACAACCTTCACATGGCTGTTCAAACCTTACCGGCTGATGATGAGCATCCAGCAGACAGCATTGCGGAAGTTTTCCAAAAAGGCTACAAACTGCACGATCGCCTGCTTCGGCCAGCTATGGTGGTGGTATATAATTAG
- the dnaK gene encoding molecular chaperone DnaK codes for MSKIIGIDLGTTNSAVAVLEGTESKIIANPEGNRTTPSVVSFKNGEIIVGDAAKRQAVTNPDTVISIKSKMGTSEKVSANGKEYTPQEISAMILQYIKGYAEDYLGEKVEKAVITVPAYFNDAQRQATKDAGKIAGLEVERIVNEPTAAALAYGLDKQDKDEKILVFDLGGGTFDVSILELGDGVFDVLATAGDNKLGGDDFDQKIIDYLVDEFKKENGIDLSTDKMALQRLKDAAEKAKKDLSGVTQTQISLPFITAGDAGPLHLEVSLTRAKFDDLTRDLVERTKTPVRQALSDADLSLSEIDEVILVGGSTRIPAVVEAVKAETGKEPNKSVNPDEVVAMGAAIQGGVITGDVKDVVLLDVTPLSLGIETMGGVFTKLIDRNTTIPTSKSQVFSTAADNQPAVDIHVLQGERPMAADNKTLGRFQLTDIPAAPRGVPQIEVTFDIDKNGIVSVKAKDLGTQKEQHIVIKSNDGLSEEEIERMMKDAEANADADAKRKEEVDLKNEVDQAIFATEKTIKETEGKGFDTERDAAQSALDDLKKAQEDNNLDDMKAKLETLNEKAQALAVKMYEQAAAAQQAAGGTEGAADAGSSDKGDDDVVDGEFTEK; via the coding sequence ATGAGCAAAATTATTGGTATTGACTTAGGAACAACAAACTCAGCAGTTGCCGTTCTTGAAGGAACTGAAAGTAAAATTATCGCTAACCCAGAAGGTAACCGTACAACTCCTTCTGTTGTCTCGTTTAAAAACGGGGAAATCATTGTCGGTGATGCGGCTAAACGTCAAGCGGTAACTAACCCAGATACTGTTATCTCTATCAAATCTAAGATGGGGACTTCTGAAAAAGTTTCTGCTAATGGTAAAGAATACACTCCTCAAGAAATTTCAGCTATGATTCTGCAATACATCAAGGGTTATGCTGAAGATTATCTTGGTGAAAAAGTTGAAAAAGCCGTTATTACAGTCCCTGCTTACTTCAACGATGCCCAACGTCAGGCAACAAAAGATGCTGGTAAAATCGCGGGTCTTGAAGTCGAACGTATCGTCAACGAACCAACCGCAGCAGCTCTTGCTTATGGTCTTGATAAACAAGATAAAGATGAAAAAATCTTAGTGTTTGACCTTGGTGGTGGTACTTTTGATGTCTCTATCCTTGAGTTGGGCGATGGTGTCTTCGATGTATTGGCTACTGCTGGTGATAATAAACTAGGTGGTGACGATTTCGACCAAAAGATTATTGACTACTTGGTTGATGAATTCAAGAAAGAAAACGGCATTGACCTGTCAACTGACAAGATGGCTCTGCAACGTTTGAAAGATGCTGCTGAAAAAGCTAAGAAGGACTTGTCAGGTGTCACCCAAACACAAATCAGCCTGCCTTTCATCACTGCCGGTGATGCTGGACCGCTCCACTTGGAAGTCTCATTAACACGTGCTAAATTTGATGATTTGACTCGCGATCTGGTTGAACGTACCAAGACCCCTGTTCGTCAAGCTTTGTCTGATGCTGATTTGAGCCTGTCAGAAATTGATGAAGTTATCTTGGTTGGTGGTTCAACGCGTATTCCAGCAGTTGTTGAAGCGGTTAAAGCTGAAACAGGTAAAGAACCAAACAAATCTGTGAACCCTGATGAAGTCGTAGCCATGGGTGCTGCTATTCAAGGTGGTGTCATCACTGGTGATGTCAAAGACGTCGTACTTCTTGATGTGACCCCATTGTCACTTGGTATCGAAACCATGGGCGGTGTCTTCACGAAGTTGATTGACCGCAACACAACTATCCCAACCTCTAAGTCACAAGTCTTTTCAACCGCAGCTGATAACCAACCAGCCGTTGACATCCACGTTCTTCAAGGTGAACGCCCAATGGCAGCGGACAACAAGACTTTGGGACGTTTCCAATTGACAGATATCCCAGCTGCACCTCGTGGTGTGCCACAAATCGAAGTAACATTTGACATTGACAAGAACGGTATCGTATCTGTTAAGGCTAAAGACCTCGGTACGCAAAAAGAACAACACATCGTTATCAAGTCAAATGACGGTCTTTCTGAAGAAGAAATTGAACGTATGATGAAAGATGCGGAAGCTAATGCTGATGCTGATGCTAAGCGTAAAGAAGAAGTTGACCTCAAAAATGAAGTTGACCAAGCTATCTTTGCAACAGAAAAGACTATTAAAGAAACCGAAGGTAAAGGCTTTGACACTGAACGTGATGCTGCCCAATCAGCTCTTGATGATCTTAAGAAAGCTCAAGAAGACAACAACTTGGACGATATGAAAGCTAAGCTGGAAACCCTTAACGAAAAAGCCCAAGCCTTAGCTGTTAAAATGTACGAACAAGCTGCCGCAGCTCAACAAGCCGCTGGCGGAACTGAAGGCGCAGCTGATGCTGGATCATCAGATAAAGGTGACGATGACGTCGTAGATGGTGAGTTTACTGAGAAATGA
- the dnaJ gene encoding molecular chaperone DnaJ → MNNQEYYDRLGVSKNASQDEIKKAYRKMSKKYHPDINKDPGAEQKYKDIQEAYETLGDEQKRAAYDQYGPDGANAGFGGGFSGFDSAGFGGFEDIFSSFFGGGGSSRNPNAPRQGDDLQYRLNLKFEEAIFGAEKDVTYNREAECHTCHGSGAKPGTSPVTCSRCHGQGVINVDTQTPLGMMRRQVTCDVCHGTGKEIKEPCGTCQGTGHEKKSHKVSVKVPAGVETGQQIRLQGQGEAGFNGGPYGDLFVIINVLPSKKFERDGSTIYYTLNISFAQAALGDTVEVPTVHGDVEMTIPEGTQTGKTFRLKGKGAPRLRGGGQGDQYVTINVVTPTKLNDGQKEALLALAAASGEGSIQPKKKGFFDKVKDAFDGE, encoded by the coding sequence ATGAACAATCAAGAATACTATGATCGTCTTGGTGTTTCTAAAAACGCTTCACAAGACGAAATCAAAAAAGCTTACCGGAAAATGTCCAAGAAATACCATCCTGACATCAACAAGGATCCGGGAGCTGAGCAAAAATATAAGGATATTCAAGAGGCTTATGAAACCTTAGGTGATGAGCAAAAACGAGCTGCCTATGATCAGTATGGACCTGATGGTGCCAATGCAGGTTTTGGCGGCGGTTTCAGCGGTTTTGATAGTGCAGGTTTTGGTGGCTTCGAAGATATTTTTTCTAGCTTCTTTGGTGGCGGCGGAAGCAGCCGTAACCCCAATGCACCACGCCAGGGTGATGATCTGCAATATCGTTTGAACCTGAAATTTGAAGAGGCGATTTTTGGGGCTGAGAAGGATGTCACCTATAACCGCGAAGCGGAATGTCACACCTGTCATGGTTCAGGAGCTAAGCCTGGAACCAGCCCAGTGACCTGCAGCCGCTGTCATGGTCAAGGGGTTATCAATGTTGATACTCAGACACCTCTTGGTATGATGCGCCGTCAGGTTACCTGCGATGTCTGTCATGGTACCGGTAAGGAAATCAAGGAACCATGTGGCACCTGTCAAGGTACTGGTCATGAAAAGAAATCTCACAAGGTTTCTGTTAAGGTTCCTGCTGGTGTCGAAACGGGTCAACAAATCCGCCTGCAAGGTCAGGGGGAAGCTGGCTTTAATGGCGGTCCTTATGGTGATCTCTTCGTTATTATCAATGTTTTACCAAGTAAGAAATTTGAACGGGATGGTTCAACCATCTACTATACCCTCAATATTAGCTTTGCTCAGGCAGCTCTGGGAGATACTGTAGAGGTGCCAACTGTCCATGGTGATGTTGAGATGACGATTCCAGAAGGAACTCAAACGGGCAAAACCTTCCGTCTCAAGGGCAAGGGCGCTCCTCGCTTGCGTGGCGGCGGTCAGGGAGATCAGTATGTGACGATTAATGTTGTCACCCCGACTAAGCTTAATGATGGACAAAAAGAGGCCCTGCTTGCGTTGGCAGCAGCCAGTGGTGAAGGCAGTATTCAGCCTAAGAAAAAGGGATTCTTTGATAAGGTTAAAGACGCCTTTGATGGAGAATAA
- the truA gene encoding tRNA pseudouridine(38-40) synthase TruA, which yields MVRYKAVISYDGTLFAGFQRQTKERSVQEELEKTLERLNSGRPVKVHGAGRTDSGVHAYGQVIHFDLSQVRDEEKLRFGLDTQSPGDIDVVSVQQVSDDFHARYNPHSKTYEFLVDTGRPKNPMMRAYATHFPYAVDLGTMQEAMADLVGTHDFTGFTASGSSVQNKVRTITEAKVERDVKTGFLVFTFSGNGFLYKQVRNMVGTLLKIGNARMPVSQIKTILETKDRSLAGPTAAGNGLYLKEITYE from the coding sequence ATGGTAAGATATAAGGCAGTTATTTCTTATGACGGGACTCTTTTTGCTGGCTTTCAACGCCAGACTAAGGAGCGTTCGGTTCAAGAAGAATTAGAAAAAACCTTAGAGCGGTTAAATAGTGGAAGACCAGTCAAGGTGCATGGAGCTGGTCGGACTGACAGTGGTGTCCATGCCTATGGTCAGGTTATTCATTTTGATTTATCTCAGGTCCGTGATGAGGAGAAATTACGCTTTGGTCTGGATACTCAATCGCCTGGGGATATTGATGTCGTTAGTGTTCAGCAGGTTTCGGATGATTTTCATGCCCGCTACAATCCCCACAGCAAGACTTATGAATTTCTAGTGGATACTGGTCGGCCTAAAAATCCCATGATGCGGGCCTATGCCACTCATTTTCCCTACGCAGTGGACTTAGGAACTATGCAGGAAGCGATGGCTGATTTGGTTGGCACTCATGACTTTACCGGCTTTACAGCTTCTGGGAGTTCGGTGCAAAATAAGGTCCGTACTATTACTGAGGCTAAGGTCGAGCGAGACGTCAAAACTGGCTTTTTGGTTTTCACTTTTTCAGGCAACGGATTTCTTTATAAACAGGTGCGCAATATGGTGGGAACCCTCTTGAAAATTGGCAATGCTCGGATGCCAGTCAGTCAGATTAAGACAATCTTGGAGACTAAGGATAGAAGTCTAGCAGGTCCGACGGCAGCAGGTAATGGTCTTTATTTAAAGGAGATTACTTATGAGTGA
- a CDS encoding bifunctional hydroxymethylpyrimidine kinase/phosphomethylpyrimidine kinase, with protein sequence MSEKILAISGNDIFSGGGLYADLTTYILNGLRGFLAVTCLTAVTEEGFQVFATDSKVFQAQLNSLRKVDFAGIKLGLLPNAEIAEAALSFVRSHDGLPIVLDPVLVCKEKHDMAVSALRDELLKFLPYVSIVTPNLAEAEILTGLSIKELKDMKVAAKKLCALGAQAVVIKGGSRLGSDRALDVFYDGERLEVLSGPLSEENNVGAGCTFASAIASQLVLEKETLEAVQTAKSFVYQAILHSDDYGVVQAYGKHED encoded by the coding sequence ATGAGTGAGAAGATTCTAGCTATTTCAGGTAATGATATTTTTAGTGGCGGCGGTCTTTATGCTGACTTGACGACCTATATTCTTAATGGTCTTCGGGGATTTTTGGCGGTGACCTGCCTAACAGCTGTGACAGAGGAGGGTTTTCAGGTCTTTGCGACAGATTCAAAAGTCTTTCAGGCTCAGCTGAATAGTCTGCGAAAGGTTGACTTTGCTGGGATTAAACTAGGGCTTTTGCCTAATGCTGAAATTGCTGAGGCTGCCCTATCTTTTGTTAGGTCACATGATGGCCTTCCTATTGTTTTGGATCCTGTTTTAGTTTGTAAGGAAAAGCACGATATGGCCGTCAGTGCTCTGAGAGATGAGCTTTTGAAATTTCTGCCTTATGTATCTATTGTGACACCGAATTTGGCAGAAGCAGAAATTCTCACAGGCCTCTCCATCAAAGAACTTAAAGATATGAAAGTGGCGGCTAAAAAATTGTGCGCCTTGGGTGCTCAGGCTGTTGTCATCAAGGGTGGCAGCCGCTTAGGGTCAGACCGTGCTTTGGATGTTTTCTACGATGGAGAAAGGCTGGAAGTCTTGAGTGGGCCTTTGTCCGAGGAGAACAATGTTGGGGCTGGCTGCACCTTTGCTTCTGCTATTGCCAGCCAGTTGGTTCTGGAGAAAGAGACGCTCGAAGCGGTTCAAACAGCTAAGTCCTTTGTCTATCAGGCAATTTTACATTCAGATGATTATGGGGTGGTACAAGCTTATGGGAAGCACGAAGACTAG
- a CDS encoding ECF transporter S component: protein MGSTKTSRLTLLAILTALSLALGFINIPTPTGFLTLIDVGIFFTAFYLGSRSGAIVGGLSAFLLDFLLGYPQYMIFSLIAHGMQGYFAGWNGSRRALGVILAGLIMIAIYILAALILGFGWGAALASVWGNFCQNTLGLALGASFCRAFDKVFPRK from the coding sequence ATGGGAAGCACGAAGACTAGTCGGTTAACCTTATTAGCTATTTTAACAGCTCTCAGTTTGGCGCTTGGTTTTATCAATATTCCTACTCCGACAGGATTTTTGACCTTGATTGATGTGGGGATTTTTTTCACGGCATTCTACTTAGGCAGCCGTTCGGGAGCTATCGTCGGCGGTTTGTCGGCTTTCCTCCTAGATTTTCTTTTAGGTTATCCCCAGTATATGATTTTCAGCCTTATTGCTCATGGGATGCAAGGCTATTTTGCAGGCTGGAATGGGTCTCGCCGCGCTCTTGGGGTCATACTAGCCGGTCTTATTATGATTGCTATCTATATTCTGGCGGCCCTAATTTTAGGTTTTGGCTGGGGAGCGGCCCTAGCTAGCGTCTGGGGAAATTTTTGTCAGAATACCTTGGGATTAGCTCTGGGAGCTAGTTTTTGTAGAGCCTTTGACAAGGTGTTTCCGAGAAAGTGA
- a CDS encoding TIGR01440 family protein has product MDLQVLERETRNIIRDILERSAIKKGQIFVLGLSSSEVVGGLIGKKSSLEVGQVIVKTILEETKAKGIHLAVQGCEHLNRALVIEEAVAESKDLEIVNVLPSLHAGGSGQLAAFDYMESPVEVEEVTAHAGLDIGDTFIGMHVKRVQVPLIPLQRELGSAHVTALASRPKLIGGARAKYKSDPIRKR; this is encoded by the coding sequence ATGGATTTGCAGGTTTTGGAAAGGGAAACGCGAAACATTATCAGAGATATTTTGGAACGTTCGGCTATTAAAAAAGGACAAATTTTTGTCCTAGGCTTATCTTCCAGCGAAGTAGTTGGGGGCCTGATTGGAAAAAAATCTAGCCTAGAGGTTGGCCAAGTCATCGTCAAAACCATTCTGGAAGAAACCAAGGCTAAAGGTATCCACCTAGCAGTTCAGGGCTGCGAACATCTCAATCGAGCTTTGGTCATAGAAGAAGCAGTTGCAGAAAGCAAGGACTTAGAAATTGTCAATGTCCTTCCTAGTCTTCATGCAGGAGGGAGCGGTCAATTGGCTGCTTTTGACTATATGGAGAGCCCAGTTGAGGTTGAAGAAGTTACCGCTCACGCTGGTCTGGATATTGGTGATACCTTTATCGGGATGCACGTTAAGCGGGTTCAAGTTCCTTTGATTCCCTTGCAACGTGAGCTCGGAAGCGCTCATGTAACGGCTCTGGCTAGTCGTCCTAAATTGATTGGAGGGGCTAGAGCTAAGTACAAATCAGACCCTATTCGCAAGAGATGA
- a CDS encoding mechanosensitive ion channel family protein → MSILIKYWESLHLEDMAVNLLSKAVSLILLIIAFLIGKQVANWAFNKFFSHSPRLLGQSEGRRKTLIKLFHNIMDYLLYFLLIYWILAIIGLPVSSLLAGAGIAGLAIGLGAQGFLSDLVNGFFILIERQFDVGDSVIVGTVAGTVSSIGIHTTEIRGFDGTLHFIPNRQILLVSNKSRGDIRARIEIPIYATTNLDRVTQIIKEVNAEEIPNTPEMVGVPSILGPRNSTNGQFVFRVDIFVQNGQEEKIYSKFFRLYQEALLKENISLPTPNTHILPTQTREWNKQP, encoded by the coding sequence ATGTCAATTTTAATCAAATATTGGGAGTCCCTCCACTTAGAAGATATGGCTGTCAATCTATTATCTAAGGCTGTATCTTTAATACTTCTAATCATCGCCTTCCTTATTGGTAAACAAGTGGCTAACTGGGCTTTTAACAAATTTTTTTCTCATTCCCCGCGGCTCTTAGGGCAGTCTGAAGGGCGGCGCAAAACCTTAATTAAGCTTTTCCATAATATCATGGACTATCTGCTCTATTTTCTCTTAATCTATTGGATTTTAGCCATCATAGGTCTACCAGTCTCCAGCCTATTAGCTGGGGCGGGAATTGCAGGCTTAGCTATTGGTCTTGGAGCTCAAGGATTTTTGTCAGATTTAGTCAACGGTTTTTTCATCCTGATTGAGCGGCAATTTGATGTTGGGGACTCCGTTATTGTAGGCACCGTTGCAGGAACTGTTTCCAGCATCGGCATTCATACAACTGAAATTCGTGGCTTTGACGGAACCCTTCATTTTATTCCCAATCGCCAAATTCTTCTGGTTAGTAACAAATCCCGAGGTGACATCCGAGCACGGATTGAAATTCCAATCTATGCGACAACAAATCTGGACCGAGTTACCCAAATTATCAAAGAAGTCAACGCAGAAGAAATCCCAAATACGCCAGAAATGGTTGGTGTCCCGTCCATCTTAGGCCCTCGAAATTCTACTAACGGCCAATTTGTATTTCGCGTGGATATTTTTGTTCAAAATGGGCAAGAGGAAAAAATTTATTCTAAATTTTTCAGGCTCTACCAAGAGGCTTTGCTCAAAGAAAATATCAGCCTGCCAACACCAAATACTCATATCCTTCCAACACAAACAAGAGAGTGGAACAAACAGCCATGA
- the tig gene encoding trigger factor → MSVSFENTATNRGVLTFTISQEQIQPALDTAFNKVKKDLNVPGFRKGHLPRAVFNQKFGEEALYEDALNAILPAAYEAAVAESGLDVVAQPKIDVDSMEKGQDWTIKAEVVTKPEVKLGDYKDLEVSVDESKEVSDQEVDDKIERERNNLAELTIKDAAAENGDTVVIDFVGTVDGVEFDGGKGDNFSLELGSGQFIPGFEEQLVGAKAGDDVEVKVTFPADYQAEDLAGKDAVFATKVHEVKSKEVPELDDELAKDIDEEVETLEELKAKYRKELEATKEIAYDDAVEGAAIEKAVENAEIVELPEEMVHDEVHRAMNEFLSNMQRQGISPEMYYQLTGTSEEDLHKQYEADADKRVRTNLVIEAIAAAEGFDATDEEIEKEITDLAAEYDMPADQVRSLLSTDMLKHDITMKKAIEAVTSSASVK, encoded by the coding sequence ATGTCTGTATCATTTGAAAACACTGCCACAAACCGTGGCGTGCTTACATTTACAATCAGTCAAGAACAAATTCAACCAGCCCTTGACACAGCCTTCAATAAAGTAAAAAAAGATTTGAACGTTCCCGGTTTCCGTAAGGGACATTTGCCACGTGCTGTCTTCAATCAAAAATTTGGCGAAGAAGCTCTTTATGAAGATGCTTTAAATGCTATTTTGCCAGCGGCTTATGAAGCTGCGGTTGCAGAGAGCGGCCTTGATGTGGTTGCTCAACCAAAAATTGATGTTGACTCAATGGAGAAAGGCCAAGACTGGACTATCAAGGCAGAAGTTGTTACTAAGCCAGAAGTTAAATTAGGGGACTACAAGGACCTTGAAGTTTCTGTAGATGAAAGCAAGGAAGTTTCTGACCAAGAAGTTGACGACAAGATTGAGCGTGAACGCAATAATTTGGCAGAGTTGACTATCAAGGATGCTGCGGCTGAAAATGGCGACACTGTTGTAATCGATTTTGTCGGAACTGTTGATGGCGTAGAATTTGATGGCGGAAAGGGAGATAACTTCTCGCTTGAGCTTGGTTCTGGCCAGTTTATTCCGGGCTTTGAAGAACAATTAGTTGGTGCTAAGGCTGGCGATGATGTTGAGGTTAAGGTGACCTTCCCAGCTGATTACCAAGCTGAAGATTTGGCTGGTAAGGATGCAGTTTTTGCGACAAAAGTTCATGAAGTTAAGTCTAAAGAAGTTCCAGAACTTGATGATGAATTAGCTAAAGATATCGACGAAGAAGTAGAAACACTTGAGGAATTGAAGGCTAAATACCGCAAGGAATTGGAAGCTACTAAAGAAATTGCTTATGATGACGCTGTTGAAGGCGCTGCAATCGAAAAAGCAGTAGAAAATGCTGAAATCGTTGAATTGCCAGAAGAAATGGTTCACGATGAAGTTCATCGTGCCATGAATGAGTTCTTGAGCAATATGCAGCGTCAGGGTATCTCTCCTGAAATGTACTATCAGCTGACTGGTACAAGTGAAGAGGACCTGCATAAACAATATGAAGCTGATGCTGACAAACGTGTCCGTACTAATCTTGTTATTGAAGCAATCGCAGCTGCCGAAGGATTTGATGCGACTGATGAAGAAATTGAAAAAGAAATTACGGATTTAGCTGCTGAATACGATATGCCGGCTGACCAAGTGCGTTCCCTTCTTTCAACTGACATGCTCAAGCATGATATTACGATGAAGAAAGCGATCGAAGCTGTCACAAGCTCAGCAAGCGTTAAATAA
- the rpoE gene encoding DNA-directed RNA polymerase subunit delta, with amino-acid sequence MELEVFAGQEKSELSMIEVARAILESRGRDHEMYFSDLVNEIQNYLEKSDADIRQALPFFYSDLNTDGSFIPLGENRWGLRSWYAIDEIDEEVITLEENGENAPKRKRKRVNAFMDGDEDAIDYNDDDPEDEDNFTPTDAEYDDENPDDEKSEVESYDSEINEIIPDDEVSDEDAVDLNESDDDDDEDEVEND; translated from the coding sequence TTGGAATTAGAAGTATTTGCTGGACAAGAAAAAAGTGAATTGTCAATGATTGAAGTTGCTCGTGCAATTTTGGAATCACGTGGACGTGACCATGAAATGTACTTTAGCGATTTGGTTAATGAAATTCAAAATTATTTAGAAAAATCAGATGCGGACATTCGTCAAGCCCTTCCATTTTTCTATTCAGATTTGAACACTGACGGTAGCTTTATTCCGCTTGGTGAAAATCGTTGGGGTTTGCGATCTTGGTATGCTATTGATGAAATTGATGAAGAAGTTATTACCCTGGAAGAAAACGGAGAAAATGCTCCAAAACGTAAGCGCAAACGGGTCAATGCCTTCATGGATGGTGATGAAGATGCCATTGATTACAATGATGATGATCCGGAAGATGAGGATAACTTCACGCCAACGGATGCTGAATACGATGATGAAAATCCTGATGATGAAAAATCAGAAGTCGAGTCTTACGATTCTGAAATCAATGAAATTATTCCAGACGATGAAGTTAGTGATGAAGATGCCGTTGATTTGAACGAGTCGGATGACGATGATGACGAAGATGAGGTCGAAAACGACTGA
- a CDS encoding CTP synthase, translated as MTKYIFVTGGVVSSIGKGIVAASLGRLLKNRGLKVTIQKFDPYINIDPGTMSPYQHGEVYVTDDGAETDLDLGHYERFIDINLNKYSNVTTGKIYSEVLRKERKGEYLGATVQVIPHITDALKEKIKRAATTTDSDVIITEVGGTVGDIESLPFLEALRQMKADVGSDNVMYIHTTLLPYLKAAGEMKTKPTQHSVKELRGLGIQPNMLVIRAEQPATQGVKNKLAQFCDVEPEAVIESLDVDHIYQVPLNMQAQGMDQIVCDHLKLDVPKADMSEWSAMVEKVLNLKKTTRIALVGKYVELPDAYLSVVEALKHSGYVNDSAIDLKWINANDVTAENVADLLGDVDGIIVPGGFGQRGTEGKIQTIRYARENDVPMLGICLGMQLTCVEFARHVLNMEGANSSELDPNTSYPVIDLMRDQVDVEDMGGTLRLGLYPCKLKPGSKAAAAYDNQEVVQRRHRHRYEFNTKYREDFEAAGFVFSGVSPDNRLMEVVELPDKKFFVAAQYHPELQSRPNRAEELYTAFVTAAVENAK; from the coding sequence ATGACAAAGTACATTTTTGTTACCGGCGGTGTGGTTTCTTCTATTGGTAAAGGGATTGTTGCAGCTAGTCTGGGGCGTCTGTTGAAAAATCGTGGTCTTAAGGTGACCATTCAGAAGTTTGACCCTTACATTAATATTGATCCTGGAACTATGAGTCCTTACCAACACGGGGAAGTTTATGTCACTGATGATGGGGCTGAAACTGATCTGGATCTCGGTCACTATGAACGTTTCATCGACATTAACCTCAACAAGTATTCTAATGTTACCACTGGTAAAATTTACAGCGAAGTCCTTCGTAAAGAGCGTAAGGGTGAATATCTAGGAGCAACGGTTCAGGTTATTCCGCATATCACAGATGCTCTTAAGGAAAAAATTAAGCGGGCAGCTACTACCACGGATTCTGATGTTATTATCACTGAAGTTGGTGGTACCGTTGGGGATATCGAAAGTTTACCCTTTCTAGAAGCTTTGCGTCAGATGAAGGCTGATGTGGGGTCAGATAATGTTATGTATATCCACACGACCCTCTTGCCTTATTTGAAGGCAGCTGGTGAAATGAAGACTAAGCCTACCCAACACTCTGTTAAAGAGTTGCGTGGTCTCGGGATTCAGCCTAATATGTTAGTTATTCGGGCCGAACAACCAGCTACCCAGGGAGTGAAAAATAAGCTAGCGCAATTCTGTGATGTAGAGCCAGAAGCTGTTATTGAATCTTTGGATGTTGACCACATCTACCAAGTGCCTCTTAATATGCAGGCTCAAGGCATGGACCAAATTGTCTGTGACCACTTGAAATTGGATGTTCCTAAGGCAGATATGAGCGAATGGTCAGCTATGGTCGAAAAGGTTCTCAATCTCAAGAAAACTACTCGGATTGCCCTAGTTGGAAAGTATGTTGAGTTGCCAGATGCCTACTTATCTGTTGTTGAAGCGCTTAAGCACTCTGGTTATGTCAACGATTCAGCTATTGATCTCAAGTGGATCAATGCCAATGATGTTACGGCTGAAAATGTGGCGGACCTGCTAGGAGATGTCGACGGGATTATTGTGCCAGGTGGCTTTGGACAGCGCGGTACCGAAGGTAAAATTCAAACTATCCGCTATGCTCGGGAAAATGATGTCCCTATGCTGGGTATCTGTCTGGGTATGCAGCTGACCTGTGTTGAGTTTGCCCGCCATGTCCTCAATATGGAAGGAGCTAATTCATCAGAGCTGGACCCTAATACCTCTTATCCAGTGATTGACCTGATGAGAGATCAGGTTGATGTAGAAGATATGGGAGGGACCTTACGTTTGGGCCTCTATCCATGTAAATTAAAACCAGGTTCTAAGGCAGCTGCGGCTTATGATAATCAAGAGGTTGTGCAGCGCCGTCATCGCCACCGGTATGAATTTAACACGAAGTATCGGGAAGATTTTGAGGCAGCTGGTTTTGTATTCTCTGGAGTATCGCCAGATAACCGCTTGATGGAAGTGGTAGAACTGCCTGATAAGAAATTTTTCGTAGCAGCCCAGTATCATCCAGAATTGCAGAGCCGTCCTAATCGTGCCGAAGAACTTTATACGGCCTTTGTTACAGCAGCGGTTGAAAATGCTAAATAA